In one window of Microaerobacter geothermalis DNA:
- a CDS encoding MaoC/PaaZ C-terminal domain-containing protein gives METLPSLNKPAITHTQLVRYAGASGDFNPIHTVVPIGEKAGLGGVIAHGMLIMGFAGQALTQWFSRQDLRSFRVRFAAITRPGEVLTVEGKIDGETEKDGEARLIGQLFVKNESGEVKLKGQFEVAKV, from the coding sequence ATGGAGACACTACCGTCGTTAAATAAACCAGCGATTACTCATACCCAGCTGGTTCGATATGCCGGGGCATCGGGAGATTTCAACCCGATTCATACCGTTGTCCCGATTGGAGAAAAAGCAGGTCTTGGCGGAGTAATTGCCCATGGAATGCTAATCATGGGGTTTGCCGGCCAAGCCCTTACTCAGTGGTTCTCCCGTCAGGATTTACGATCTTTTAGGGTCCGGTTTGCAGCCATCACCCGACCGGGGGAAGTATTAACCGTGGAAGGGAAGATTGACGGAGAGACAGAAAAGGATGGGGAAGCCCGGCTAATCGGACAGCTTTTTGTGAAAAATGAATCGGGTGAAGTCAAATTAAAAGGCCAATTTGAAGTGGCAAAAGTTTAG